In Edaphobacter aggregans, the sequence CGGTGGCTGCACCTTTGCCCCCGTAAGCGTCCGGAAAAACTCGAAGTTCGCCGTACGCCACTCATTGCCCAACGATGGAGCCGCAGCCTTCAACAACTGCCACCGCAGGTAGAGCTTCCACGTAGCCAGATCTTCGTTCACCAGCAGCTTATTCAACGCGCGAAAATAGTCCGGCGCACTTACCTCATAAAGAGCAACCGTTGGAGCACCAATACCCTTGAGGTAGGTGGCCCAGTCAAAAGCCGGCACCAGCTCCTTAAGCTGCGCCTGCGTAAAGCGATTGTTCGTCTTGTTAGGATCACGCCGCGTAATGTTGTCCATCTGCGCCTGTGCCATTGCGGTCTCAATCCGAAGCACCGTAGACGCGCTATGCGTGGCATCCGCCTCGTTCATCCCATCCATCTTTAGCAGTGTGGCGATAAGCGCGACATACTTATCTCGTATAGCCTTCATACCCGCGTCGCTGCCCAGATAAAAATCGCGTCCCGGCATGCCAAGCCCACCTTGATCGACACCCGCCACAACGCGGCTCACATCGTTATAGTCCGGCGTAGGCCCATACCCAAACATGGCCACATTGGTCTGGTTATCATCACCCGTCCACGCCTGACCGAAGGAGCTATGAATAGCCGCAAGCACTCCGGCGATCTCGCGCTTGTCATTCATCCCATTGATCTTCGCCAGCAAGGGCTGAATCGCCTTCAGATCATTCGCGCCAGAGCTTTCCTGCTCCTTGCAGGTTTCAAACATGTCACCGATCTTCTGTTCGTTCGGCGTGCGCGACGAATTCGCCTCTTCGTTCTTCTCCAGAATCTCGCGAAGGACCTGGCGGTTCCACATCGCCAGCTTCGTACCCGCACCCCATGAGACCTGATCCGCCGGAATCGGATTCGCCGCGTTCAGCTTGCCGCACGCATGCTGATAAAAGTTATCGCAGGGGCTGACCGCCGAATCCACCAGCGTCACATCGATGTGGTCCAGCTTGATCGGTGCCGGCGCTGAAGACTGAGCTACGCAACTCACCGCGGACGCAAACAACAAAACCGCACAATAAATCTTCATCGAGGGCCTCCACAGTGCCATCTGACTGCTCGCACTCAGAAAATCGGTACGGGACATAATAGCGCGAGCAATCTGGGCGCTCCACTCAAATGTGACAAGCTCGCTCAAATATGATTCGAACATCATTCAATTGCCACCTAGCGAAGACGGCAGTGCACGCCGCCATACTCACCCGTCTCTTCAAAATGCCGTGCCGCAGCATCGTCCGGGTTATACCGGAGCGCCACCCGCACCAACTCTCGCGCACCGTCGCCATTGTCCTTCTCCCAGCGCAGCAGCGCCAGGTTCAACACCGCTGTCGTCAAACCTGGATCACGCTTCGTCTCCTGCTTCAGCAGCGTCTCCGCATCCGCTACATCTCCACTCTGCGCCTCCAGCACAGCCAAATCTGTCGACACCACCGCATCATCCTTACCCATCGCGAGCGCCGCTTCGTACTCTGTCTCCGCCTTCGCGCGGTCTCCACACATCACGGCCAGATACCCCAGGTCCTCATGCACGACTGCATCCGCCTTCCACAGAAACTCCACCTTCTCCAGCAAACTCTCCGCCCGCACATAGGAGTGTTTGTCGCCCCGCTCGGCATACTGTGTATACGCCAGCCCTCGCTCGCGATCTCCCGCATCGACATCTCCCACAACTACCAGGTCCACCGCATCCGTAAAGCGTGTCACATCGCCGTTCCCCCTCCGAGTCACCGTCGCCCCCTTCACCAGCGG encodes:
- a CDS encoding M13 family metallopeptidase, with the translated sequence MKIYCAVLLFASAVSCVAQSSAPAPIKLDHIDVTLVDSAVSPCDNFYQHACGKLNAANPIPADQVSWGAGTKLAMWNRQVLREILEKNEEANSSRTPNEQKIGDMFETCKEQESSGANDLKAIQPLLAKINGMNDKREIAGVLAAIHSSFGQAWTGDDNQTNVAMFGYGPTPDYNDVSRVVAGVDQGGLGMPGRDFYLGSDAGMKAIRDKYVALIATLLKMDGMNEADATHSASTVLRIETAMAQAQMDNITRRDPNKTNNRFTQAQLKELVPAFDWATYLKGIGAPTVALYEVSAPDYFRALNKLLVNEDLATWKLYLRWQLLKAAAPSLGNEWRTANFEFFRTLTGAKVQPPAWRRCAVAVDQYLGEALGQVYVAQVFPPESKARAQKMVDDIETAMGHDIDNVSWMQADTKRQAHLKLAAVLDKIGYPDKWIDYGSLTITRDSYAANVERATAFELKRQLNLTGKPLDRALWLMTPPTVNAYEDPQTNTINFPAGILQPLFFDSSQDDVINYGAEGAIVGHELTHGFDDQGRKFDEKGNLRDWWTAEDAKEYDQRGACIAKEYTGSVPGVAGVQQNGKLTQGEDTADNGGIHLALAALTADLQQRGKTMSDTDSNGLTNMQRFFLAYANTWCTQVRPEALRTQILTNPHSVPELRVNNVVSNMPEFHKAFSCKAGQPMVHAEQCRVW